The Deltaproteobacteria bacterium genome segment ACTCCGCCGTCCGCCAGAACCTGCCGATCGTGTGCGTCGTCGGCAACGACGCCGCCTGGACGCAGATCCGCGCCGCGCAGATCGAGTCGGCCGGCGAGGAATTCGCCGCGGCCACGCTGCTCGCCCCGACGCGCTACAACCAGTTCGCCGTGGGGCTCGGCGCCGATGGTTACCATGTCGAGAAGGCCGAGGACATCGCGCCGACGATCCGCCTCGCGTTCGAGCGACGCCGGCCGGCCATGATCAACGTGATGGTGGACGCCGCCCTCAACGGCCGCGGCGTCAGCTACATCGCGGCAGGGTTGTCGTAAAGGACGTTTGGAAAGAGATCGACCGAACAGTTCACAATCGGCGGCCTCGTTTCGACCACGGGCTTTCGGCCATCTCGAAGCCCTCGCCACGCAACGTGCCATCGCCGTAAGCGGCGGCCATGCGCGTGCGAACCCGTTCGATCAGGGCGGGCAGATCACTTTCGTCCAGCCCCGCCGTCGGCTCGGGCGCCAGGAATTCGACTTCGACATCGCCGGGGACCACGGTCTTTTTCCAGTTGTCCATGACCAGGTGGGAGCCCCGGATCACAAACGGCACCACCGGCACTTGCGCGCGCACCGCGAGGTGGAAAAGCCCGCGCTTGAACGATCCCATCTCGCCGGTTTTGCTGATGCCGCCCTCTGGATAGGACAACACATGCCGCCCCATCGCGATTTTTTCGGACGCCTTTTCCATCGATGCATACGCCTTCGCGGGCGATTTTCGGTCGATAAAGATGAACTGCATCAAACGCATCGCGCCTCCGATGAACGGAACGAAGCCGAGCCCCCGCGTGGCGATGATATGCAAATGCACCGGGACCACCTGCATCGCGACGGCGAAATCGAGGTAGCTCAGGTGGTTCATGAC includes the following:
- a CDS encoding 1-acyl-sn-glycerol-3-phosphate acyltransferase — translated: MPLTGAALFWARVRFAWVAIGYVFFTLLVVPFYYILGYPFPRFFYRYVQAWTHILADLCGARIYVKGLSRPDWDLPSVIVMNHLSYLDFAVAMQVVPVHLHIIATRGLGFVPFIGGAMRLMQFIFIDRKSPAKAYASMEKASEKIAMGRHVLSYPEGGISKTGEMGSFKRGLFHLAVRAQVPVVPFVIRGSHLVMDNWKKTVVPGDVEVEFLAPEPTAGLDESDLPALIERVRTRMAAAYGDGTLRGEGFEMAESPWSKRGRRL